A genomic stretch from Deinococcus ruber includes:
- a CDS encoding cbb3-type cytochrome c oxidase subunit I, protein MAVQIPTQAQSQRPKALSVLLDYMTTTDHKKIGILYMVTSVLAFAVAGLLALALRIQLAVPNNTFLVGNTYNQVLTLHAALMIFFFLIPIGLFGFGNFFLPLQLGVRDVALPRVNTFAVWGFVFSLVLVVVAMLNGGAPGVGWTFYYPLSVDANQTGVAVLMVALIINGISSLLGSANFAATIINMRAPGMGLWKMPIFAWSIFATSMLQLVSLGGLTAAALVTFLELKVGLSMFNPAIGGVPVLMQQFFWFYSHPAVYVMLLPYLGIGAEIASTMARKPLFGYRVMVYSLLGIVLVSLLVWLHHMFALGIPESWQIAFMVATMIVAVPTGVKIFNLIGTLWGGRIIMKSPTYWLIGFIFNFLIGGITGMSLGMIPFDYQVTMSYYVVAHFHNVMMFGTAFLAMGGIYYWWPKMTGRFLNEKLGLAHFWFFMVGSWMTFLPQYILGLLGMPRRYYTYPDGNFAWNELNFISTLGAVLLLIGGIIWVWNMLQSFQRPITASANPWGGFTLEWTAASPPADYNFAHDFPKTFPTERPLYDWEQSGTKLRPVDPASIHLPVSSWGPFITAVGILLMGWGISFGWFTSYHPANHPAPQLAASVILYLSIPVFLFGLFKWAGTREYDVPVEHHGLTKYDNGFLGMAWFIVSEISLFGVLIAGYVYLRVTGHAVPPGLRPNIWLAALNTLILVSSSFVIHRAEQDQHHHRMTRARLGLFITLCMGALFMLFQIYEFSLFGKESDWTQNLWQACFFIIVGLHGLHILIGGTGVALPYFQAMTGKLDKTNHGSLTAASLYWHLVDVVWLLIIAIFYVW, encoded by the coding sequence ATGGCCGTACAGATTCCAACCCAGGCTCAGTCACAGCGTCCAAAGGCGCTGTCGGTGCTCCTGGACTACATGACCACCACCGATCACAAGAAGATCGGCATTCTCTACATGGTCACCAGCGTGCTGGCCTTCGCCGTGGCAGGGCTGCTGGCCCTCGCCCTGCGAATTCAGCTCGCGGTGCCCAACAACACCTTTTTGGTCGGCAATACCTATAACCAGGTACTGACGCTGCACGCCGCCCTGATGATCTTCTTCTTCCTGATTCCCATCGGGCTGTTCGGGTTCGGGAACTTCTTCCTGCCGCTGCAACTCGGCGTGCGCGACGTGGCGCTTCCCCGCGTCAACACCTTCGCAGTGTGGGGCTTCGTGTTCTCGCTGGTGCTGGTGGTCGTGGCGATGCTCAACGGCGGCGCACCCGGCGTCGGCTGGACCTTCTACTACCCGCTGAGCGTGGACGCCAACCAGACTGGCGTGGCCGTGCTGATGGTCGCCCTGATCATCAACGGTATTTCGTCACTGCTCGGTAGCGCCAACTTCGCTGCCACCATCATCAACATGCGTGCCCCTGGCATGGGGCTGTGGAAGATGCCGATCTTCGCCTGGAGCATCTTCGCGACCAGCATGCTTCAGCTCGTGTCGCTGGGCGGCCTGACGGCGGCGGCGCTCGTGACCTTCCTGGAACTGAAGGTCGGCCTGAGCATGTTCAACCCTGCCATCGGCGGCGTGCCCGTGCTGATGCAGCAGTTCTTCTGGTTCTACTCGCACCCCGCCGTGTACGTGATGCTGCTGCCTTACCTGGGCATCGGCGCAGAAATCGCCAGCACAATGGCCCGCAAGCCGCTGTTCGGCTACCGCGTCATGGTGTACTCGCTGCTGGGCATCGTGCTGGTGTCGCTGCTGGTGTGGCTGCACCACATGTTCGCGCTGGGCATTCCCGAGAGCTGGCAGATCGCCTTCATGGTCGCGACCATGATCGTGGCCGTGCCGACCGGCGTGAAGATCTTCAACCTGATCGGCACGCTCTGGGGTGGCCGCATCATCATGAAGTCGCCGACCTACTGGCTGATCGGCTTCATCTTCAACTTCCTGATCGGCGGCATCACCGGCATGAGCCTGGGCATGATTCCGTTTGATTATCAGGTGACCATGAGCTACTACGTGGTCGCGCACTTCCACAATGTGATGATGTTCGGCACCGCCTTCCTGGCGATGGGCGGCATCTATTACTGGTGGCCCAAGATGACCGGGCGCTTCCTGAACGAAAAACTGGGACTGGCGCACTTCTGGTTCTTCATGGTCGGCAGCTGGATGACCTTCCTGCCGCAGTACATTCTGGGACTGCTGGGCATGCCCCGGCGCTACTACACCTACCCCGACGGCAACTTTGCCTGGAACGAACTGAACTTCATCTCGACGCTGGGCGCAGTGCTGCTGCTGATCGGCGGCATCATCTGGGTCTGGAACATGCTTCAGAGCTTCCAGCGCCCCATCACGGCGTCGGCCAACCCCTGGGGCGGCTTCACGCTGGAGTGGACGGCAGCTAGCCCGCCCGCCGATTACAACTTCGCCCACGACTTCCCCAAGACCTTCCCCACCGAGCGCCCGCTGTACGACTGGGAGCAGAGCGGCACCAAGCTGCGTCCGGTCGATCCGGCCAGCATTCACCTGCCGGTCAGCAGCTGGGGGCCGTTCATCACTGCCGTCGGCATCCTGCTGATGGGCTGGGGCATTTCGTTCGGCTGGTTTACCAGTTACCACCCGGCCAACCACCCCGCCCCGCAGCTCGCCGCCAGCGTCATCCTGTACCTCAGCATTCCGGTCTTCCTGTTCGGCCTGTTCAAGTGGGCCGGAACCCGTGAATACGACGTGCCGGTCGAGCATCACGGCCTGACCAAGTACGACAACGGCTTCCTGGGCATGGCGTGGTTCATCGTCTCGGAAATCAGCCTCTTCGGTGTGCTGATCGCCGGATACGTGTACCTGCGCGTGACCGGGCACGCTGTACCGCCGGGCCTGCGCCCCAACATCTGGCTGGCAGCCCTGAACACCCTGATCCTGGTCAGCAGCTCGTTCGTGATTCACCGCGCCGAGCAGGATCAGCACCACCACCGCATGACCCGCGCCCGCCTGGGCCTGTTCATCACGCTGTGCATGGGTGCCCTGTTCATGCTGTTCCAGATCTACGAGTTCTCGCTGTTCGGCAAGGAAAGCGACTGGACGCAGAACCTGTGGCAGGCGTGCTTCTTCATCATCGTCGGTCTGCACGGTCTGCACATCCTGATCGGCGGTACGGGTGTGGCCCTCCCCTACTTCCAGGCCATGACCGGCAAGCTCGACAAGACCAACCACGGCTCACTGACCGCCGCCAGCCTGTACTGGCACCTGGTCGACGTGGTGTGGCTGCTGATCATCGCGATCTTCTACGTCTGGTAA
- a CDS encoding Crp/Fnr family transcriptional regulator, with product MSSERAAHLLRLSALFQAAPAADVQALAELARLRTLRRGDVLFHQGDAATHLYVVESGWLKVSKLAAHGQREVVLHLSGPRQMVSGVSVFVDNARYSASAAALEDAGVLTLSAEAVRHQTAQSPALAQAVIAHFAKRHVELLERFDDLLFSDLNARLARLLLEHAPPGTTLLLPTNSELAAHLNTVPELVSRKLGEFYRQGFISLERRTVRIVDEAALRSLGGP from the coding sequence GTGTCATCCGAGCGAGCCGCCCACCTCCTAAGACTGAGCGCCCTGTTTCAGGCGGCCCCCGCTGCCGATGTGCAGGCACTGGCAGAGCTGGCGCGGCTGCGAACGCTGCGCCGGGGCGACGTGCTCTTTCATCAGGGAGACGCGGCAACACACCTTTATGTGGTCGAGTCGGGCTGGCTGAAGGTTTCTAAACTGGCAGCACACGGTCAGCGCGAGGTGGTGCTGCACCTCAGCGGCCCCCGGCAGATGGTGTCGGGTGTCAGCGTGTTCGTGGACAACGCCCGGTATTCCGCCAGTGCTGCGGCGCTGGAAGATGCAGGCGTGCTGACTCTGAGCGCCGAGGCAGTGCGCCACCAAACCGCGCAGTCTCCGGCGCTGGCTCAGGCGGTCATCGCCCACTTTGCAAAGCGGCACGTCGAGCTGCTGGAGCGTTTCGACGACCTGCTGTTCAGCGATCTGAATGCGCGGCTGGCCCGCCTTCTGTTAGAGCATGCGCCGCCCGGAACGACCTTGCTGCTGCCCACCAATTCTGAACTCGCGGCCCACCTGAACACCGTGCCGGAGCTGGTCAGCCGCAAACTGGGCGAGTTTTACCGGCAGGGCTTCATTTCGCTGGAACGCCGCACGGTAAGGATCGTGGACGAGGCGGCGCTGCGGAGCCTGGGTGGGCCATAA
- a CDS encoding 4Fe-4S dicluster domain-containing protein, whose protein sequence is MAYVITSRCAGFKDGACREVCPCDCIYDAGEQFVINPDDCIDCGACVTACPVEAIFADIDLPAEHSAALHFNRAFFES, encoded by the coding sequence ATGGCCTACGTAATTACCTCCCGCTGCGCTGGCTTTAAAGATGGTGCCTGCCGTGAAGTCTGCCCCTGCGACTGCATTTACGATGCGGGCGAACAGTTCGTGATCAACCCTGACGACTGCATCGACTGCGGTGCCTGCGTCACGGCCTGCCCGGTGGAAGCGATCTTTGCCGACATCGACCTTCCGGCGGAACACTCGGCAGCGCTGCACTTCAACCGCGCTTTTTTTGAGAGCTGA
- a CDS encoding SCO family protein: MKALTALLLTLAAIMGGVLAYRTYAPAALHGTALDTPHPLSRVELLRDDGDRINLADSGGKRRLIFFGYTKCPDICPATLGVLARAWDTLNADQQAKLEVQLISVDPAFDRPAVLRRYLDAFSSSFRGFTGTLADIGAAEKSLYVYAAGGTTPGTLIHGDGVALVDEQSRFVRVYDNAAVTQGELTADLPKLLQ; encoded by the coding sequence ATGAAAGCGCTGACGGCCCTGCTGCTGACCCTCGCGGCCATCATGGGCGGCGTGCTGGCTTACCGCACGTACGCGCCTGCCGCCCTGCACGGCACCGCCCTCGACACGCCCCACCCCCTGAGCCGGGTCGAACTGCTGCGCGACGACGGCGACCGCATCAATCTGGCGGATTCTGGCGGCAAACGGCGGCTGATCTTCTTCGGCTACACCAAATGCCCCGATATCTGCCCCGCCACCCTGGGCGTGCTGGCCCGCGCCTGGGACACCCTAAATGCCGATCAGCAGGCGAAACTGGAAGTGCAGCTCATCAGCGTCGATCCGGCATTTGATCGCCCCGCCGTGCTGCGCCGCTACCTGGATGCCTTCAGCAGCTCATTTCGGGGGTTCACGGGCACGCTGGCCGATATCGGGGCCGCCGAGAAATCGCTGTATGTGTACGCCGCTGGCGGCACCACGCCCGGCACGCTGATTCACGGCGACGGCGTGGCGCTCGTAGACGAGCAGAGCCGCTTCGTGCGGGTCTACGACAATGCAGCAGTTACCCAGGGCGAGCTGACCGCCGATCTGCCGAAGCTGCTGCAGTAA
- the ruvB gene encoding Holliday junction branch migration DNA helicase RuvB — protein MSLPNANPDAALRPKTLAEYVGQVRLKEKLSVYLQAAKGRKEALDHTLLFGPPGLGKTTLAHIIAHELGVNVRVTSGPAIEKPGDLAAILTNSLEEGDVLFIDEIHRLGRVAEEHLYPAMEDFKLDIVLGQGPAARTIELPLPRFTLVGATTRPGLITAPMRSRFGIIEHLEYYTPEEIATNLLRDARLLGFGLEEDAALEIGGRSRGTMRIAKRLLRRVRDYAEVAGERVIGIERAHSALELQGLDTAGLDDRDKKYLDTLIHRFAGGPVGVDTLATAISEDALTLEDVYEPYLIQLGFIKRTPRGRVATAHAYDHLGLPFDSDSGLHLFN, from the coding sequence ATGTCTCTCCCCAATGCCAACCCTGACGCGGCGCTGCGTCCCAAAACCCTGGCCGAGTATGTCGGTCAGGTGCGGCTCAAGGAAAAGCTGAGCGTGTACCTTCAGGCCGCCAAGGGCCGCAAGGAAGCGCTCGACCATACCCTGCTCTTCGGGCCGCCCGGACTGGGCAAAACCACCCTGGCGCACATCATCGCGCACGAACTGGGCGTCAATGTGCGCGTGACCAGCGGCCCGGCCATCGAGAAACCCGGCGATCTGGCGGCCATTCTGACCAACAGCCTGGAAGAAGGCGACGTGCTGTTCATCGACGAGATTCACCGCCTGGGGCGCGTGGCCGAGGAACATCTGTATCCGGCGATGGAAGATTTCAAGCTCGATATCGTGCTGGGGCAGGGGCCTGCCGCCCGCACCATCGAACTGCCGCTGCCGAGGTTCACGCTGGTGGGCGCGACCACCCGGCCCGGCCTGATTACGGCACCCATGAGAAGCCGCTTCGGCATCATCGAGCATCTGGAGTACTACACCCCAGAAGAAATCGCCACCAATCTGCTGCGCGACGCACGGTTGCTGGGATTTGGGCTGGAGGAAGACGCGGCGCTGGAGATCGGTGGGCGCAGCCGGGGCACCATGCGAATCGCCAAACGCCTACTGCGGCGGGTGCGCGACTACGCCGAGGTGGCAGGCGAGCGCGTGATCGGTATCGAACGCGCCCACAGCGCTCTGGAGCTTCAGGGGCTGGATACGGCGGGTCTGGACGACCGCGACAAGAAGTATCTCGATACCCTGATTCACCGTTTCGCGGGCGGCCCGGTGGGGGTAGATACGCTCGCCACCGCCATTTCAGAAGACGCACTGACGCTGGAAGACGTATACGAGCCGTACCTGATTCAGCTGGGTTTCATCAAGCGCACGCCCAGGGGCCGGGTCGCCACCGCGCATGCCTACGACCACCTGGGGCTGCCCTTCGACAGCGACAGCGGCCTTCACCTGTTCAACTGA